Below is a window of Vicia villosa cultivar HV-30 ecotype Madison, WI unplaced genomic scaffold, Vvil1.0 ctg.000232F_1_1_3, whole genome shotgun sequence DNA.
tggtttgaattttttggatgaaggatgagagagttatgatcagtcaaagttgagttgacttttcaggcaaaaaccctaattttgaatcttagagttttgttgatttttgatctttccttgatgaattatgaccatccaatgatcaaatgatgaatcctttgacaaaatatggactttgacaaaaaatttcatttttgactgtctgttgacttttttggtcaaacgggtcgtctgttgactgtttgagctactgacggtgcgtctgagtgaattgaagtttgaaaatttgtatgatggtactttgagatatatggatgtgtatgaaatccatttgagctctcaaaaacctgttgctcctgtaaaaacaagaaaaaccctgattagggattgtttgtgtaggagacagttaaacgtacctgattttttttgtgcagtgttgagtttctgctaatcgcgtgatattcagaagacttctagcacaaaagatcttggaattttgaattgtgaaagattgatttgattgatggtacaaaacactgagaattgtactgccagcagtttggctgtcgactgactgttcaggtagcagttagagtgaaaaatcaacagtcaaagttaattttcttttttttttgttgtttttgttttatgttttatgtgaaaaatgaaagtttatttacatgacctgttaaaaacatagacataataaataactaatatttacggtatgcgggcaaaattaccgataataaccctgaaaatcatttaatgcacagaaataggaatatttgactggcagaaaacacacaaaatattatcttagtaattaagcaatattatgacaaatagtacaacatttaatactgacagtacaaatatcacatactatattgaacagtacgacgaataaacggtacatttaagaaataagaaatacggcaaattttaagaatgacgattaatgacccatgctatgaacaataacatgtagatgattgggagtgcaaccattgcaggtccacactcttcaggactatgcaggcagaagaaagtcatgatcatcgtagcaatggtgatgactgtaagaaacagtgtctctatccactttgccattcttgtcagggaagaagagaaaatagatatgaggtaggaatttgaaagatgagttggaatttgatgtgagattttatggaagaaaatgagaggtatttatagaatggaaagaaggatagagacgttggggaatgatgtgattccagattccgtacaaaaggaaaatttgagtggaagtaagatttgaaagaaagtggatgatagtgttgggaaaaagagagatttgatttttgaaaaagagatttgaaaagatttttgaaaataatggaatatagtacaaaaactagtgggaaacaaaagataataataatctacttgttaccagtacagtctgagtttcctgattctgcgcctgcaaaaagatttaactctgtaccaattgtgtcagtactatttatctgtaaataaataaatagcatgtgtgaagtaataaacagtatttggcgtttgcgtaagaataaattcaactgcaggccaatttactgtataagaaaaattctaaaaactaagtgtttcatatgttaggatatttgttgaaataatccataattatatgagacttttaattttcagattggagttttcttgaaaaatatgtgggcaaattttggggtataacaatcagcagtggtctcagcaccagacaatgTAAACATTTTTCCTTttgcttgctccttctttggtttgtcacacttggtactaatgtgcccttgttcaccacaattgtagcaagtcacactcGAACCGCTCCTACAATCCACAACTTTGTGACTCGGCTTGTCACACTTGAAACATCTTCTATAATTCTTGTTTCATTCATTAGCACGATGTCCTTCgatgccacacttgaagcacttaaccGTAGCATTagtttctcccccacttagcttttCGCCATAACtagatttcttcttcttatcATCGTACAGTTTTCCACGGTATTGACCTATGCCCTTCTTATCATTCAAAGACTTGTAGTAGGaactactatcctcatcataaatccgactcttCTTAACAAAGTCCGCAAAATGAGTAATCTGTTGGTAACGGatagccttcttgatatcaggtcGCAAACTGTTCACAAACTTTAAACACTTAGACCTTTCagcattcatagtattgtaatAGGGACAATACTTGATCAACTCTTGGAATTTTGCAGCATACTCAACCACAGTTCCATtcccttgcttcaactcaagaaattccacctctttctttccacggacatcttctggaaaatagttctccaaaaatgcatcacggaaaagatcccaagtaatCATAATACCCTCTTCATCAAACCTCTGAGCAGTGTTACCCCACCAATCTTCAGCTTCCTTCTCGAgtatgtgagtaccaaactgcacctTCCGTGCATCAGTACAATTCATAActcgaaagatcttctcaattgcCTTCAACCAAGCTTGCTCCTTATCAGGTTCATGCTCTCCTTCAAAGATAGgcggattgttcctctggaatttCTCCAAAACATGaaactcatcatcatcaccattccgattACCGACATTCACTTGAGGAATCTGACTAAGAGATCTAGCTGACAtccttaatacatcaacaatggcaTCGTAATTCCTTCCAGCAACCATCATCCTAAGACatccaaacaaccagacaaacagtatcgatcgtgtcagacacacaaatcaaatacaatgggattaaaagacattaataaccttgaccaattggtcgaccatgctctgataccactaatgtaacaccccttttctaaacccCAAATATGACAAATATTCACAAAGTATTAATATGCATAAATAAAAAAGGGTGTCACATGTTGTTTTCACCGCAATGAAAACCCAAAGCAAACATACAAAACATGCACTAATCATCTTGTAACACAATTTGATACTTTATGCTCATAAATTATGCACATCACAcgcggaataataaacataaagagatttcaatgaatatatctcatactatattcatctaccaattcaaaataacataatcaactatgctacttgaaattcaaaatatcTAAGTAACATAGCTTTCAACAATATATCCAAATTATCATGTTAAAATACGAAGAAGATAACGGTATCTAAATAaccaaaacatgagttcaaataaactcccaagtgttacatgaccagagcatttcaCTCTCGACCTAATCAAAAGATAAACCAAAGCTCCTCGGCAAAATCCTCGGATAAGCTCACTACTCGTCagaacctgcacgatgtcacgatgaacatcattcaaacagaagggtgagaattcaaatcattatagataaacataataatgggaaatgtaaaacacaacaagaatacatttcacaaaGTCGTCACTCTTCTAaaaaacatgcattcatataccATATATAAAGATTCACATGTTTAGCTCATTTGACAAAGTTCTATAATTCGAGTAATTATATCCAATTACCAAAACCAACAATTGTAATCCAATTATGAAAAAAAGTCAAGTATATAATATCAATCACAAatatccacatatatgcatatcaaccAAAACTCATATCCACACattcatatcacataatcacacacaacaacaattcacactgacacgtgcgactcaagtgtgactctatgtgatatgcatgtggatccctccgttatcatttccggtaaGCAGATTGTCCATCTCTCatactagataaccacctcaaagccccatactcgttaagctttcaaaccccatactctttaggtttgggacaagcaaataatctccacgagattacccgacattgcctctttcaaagactcatgctagtgTAAGTTTGCAACAAACAAGACTTATGCAAATAAGATGATTCTTAACCTTTTAAAATACATAATCACATCTTTCCAAAATTGCACCACATTGCACAACATGACTTCAAACCAATCATCAAAACATCAATTAGCACATAGCAattcaatcacatgtattcaagcaTCTCATAACATGTATTGCATTATTATTCATCAACTAACATCTCAATACATACATATTTCGAATAATTATTCTCAACAGAacacattcaaatagtatatatattcaGTCAGGCATATCATGAACACCATACCACATATTATGTTAACAATTGTTATTTATCTCTTATCAAGTTATAACGTACAACACATAATTATTTGTTATTCACACATCaacttcataattaatttatcaagttccAAACAATTCTATCCTATCATATTGATAATTACATTCggttcctaacgcttcgaacggcgcataaaacggagttacggatcaaaagttatgatcattTGAATTTTCACAAAATAGGGCATTTTCGCACAAAAGCCTTCTAACTTCAACCTTTACCTCAAGTTAATCTCCTTctatcttcaagaatctcacaaaaTCCTCTTCTTTTCTATTCTTCTTACAAAgttatgaaaaatgaaaatgaCCTAACtctctcttactatctcttttctctaaTTTAGGCTTAACTCAATTATTGCCCAACGTCCTTATTtcactaattaggcccaataacatATTATCTCATTAATAACTCTATTAACCCAAATAGCACAAatacacatataattaaatattcaaataatcattataccacataataattaattaaaataaataattattaaaaacaccaaataagctaattaataaaatagctaataaaattgggatgttacaaatTTCATCCATTTTGACACCGGTGCGTAAGGGCTCATCCAAGGCATAAGAGCTTCGTTAACCGCTTCAAATTTAGCTTCCTCTCCATATAACCGTGTGTACGCTTCTTTATGCGTCTTCAACTCTTGGATGAGTTGATGACACACAAGCGTATGATTATCCTCTCCATTACCAAGCAACGTCGAGATGACTCGGTAACCACAATTATCGTTCCCTGCAATTTCTACGATCCGCTCGATGTAAGGGTGCATAAAAATCGGTATCTCTTCGATGAATGGAATTTTTTGGTGGAATAGGCATCTCTTCGATGGTTGAAATTTTTAGTGGAATAGGTGTCGGAGGCGGTTTGCTTATGCGAGCTcctttgtttgaacttgtttgagatTTTTGAGATTTAGGATTCGGTGAGTCGGGAAAAAGTTTATCGTGCTCACAATACGAAGGTGCCCGTGTAGTCGAGTTATCATTCGGTTTAGGCTTCAATTTATTCGGAGCACCCTttgtcttaaccggttgagaagGCGGTTTCATGTCGATTGTTTCGGGATATCCAATCTTCCGCAATTGTTCTTTGATATGGAGTTTCATGTTGTCACCGGCCTTCGAAAACCTCTCTTGTATCGCTTCCAAAACCAAAGTCAGTTgcattcctacgaatccatgtgAGCATGCTTTCCCGgtcatcaaactcttgcttgttattaaagtcaccgCCGATATCTACCGCCTTTGCAACTACCCCTTCAACATTCAGAGAAACATCGACTAAAGGAACTAATTCTCTTGagatattatcggggtgcaccatacctattctTAACCAATAAcacaaataatacaaaattacaaaagtgctgcaaaaaaaacaacatagaaacctttcgtagatgcacctccAGAACGTGTTCATCTTCAACGCGTTCCTTAAATGTACCTATTAAACTGACATAATCTTGACAAGGTtagttttacaattttttttatagataacTAGTTTTCCATCTCACATATTACTATTAAAATAACATATATTGCATTtatgtaataatttttattttagagaTAAAATCTTAAATTATTTCtccatttttttctttatataattatttaatacaattgcatttatataataattgtttattttataattatataatttgttttaaatttatttatttatttaaatatattttgcaTCATATAAATTTTTTCGTAAGAAATCTACTATCAAGCCTTTACTCATCAATTGGCCAAACTACCCAAAAATCCCTTCtcttaaaaaaatttacactataATATGGATAACATGGTAATTAACAAATTAACCTATCCAAAATAGctacttttttattttcattcgacATGTGTTCTAATGACATTGTtccaaattaatttatttctcATTATTACTTTCCACAATTTTCTCTCCTgccctctcttctctctcttttccCCTACCGTAttctttcttcttcctctctctttTACCTCTCAAACCCTAACGCCACCGTTCCTCTCTCTTCTTGCTCTTCACGTCTATATTTATCTTCAACCTTTCTGTAAACCCATTCCCATCCGTCTCTTCACCTCAACCTTTCTCTAAACCCATTCACATCCCTCTCTACACTTtcttatttgaaaaaaattagggtttcaaagACATGGAGCAGGAGCATGAGTTAGAAGATCAAAGTGTTGGAGCAAGAGGATGAATCGAAGacattttcctttttctttctctaACATTTTCCAACTCCTTTTAAGTTCTtatgattttaatgaatttttcctaattttattttgattgtagGTGCACGATTGAATAGATAGACCACAAATTAGAGAACAAAGAGATGGATGGTTCACAGTTGAATGAAAGGTTTTGTCTTAGTTCATTTTTTTACTGACTTTTTTGTTTTAATGGAAATCAAATAGTTTTTTTGGCTCGATGTCCTGACAAATTTAAATTCACTTTCATCTTCCTCAATAACATAACATAGTTGCTTATGTTTATTCCATTTTCATTGCAGGTAGAAAAATACATTCCCTCATGTTTTATGGATGTCTGAATCATCGTTGTGTCGGGTCTGTTTCGTCGAAGTAGCAGGTTCTGGTTTTTCACAGTCGCGGGTGATTGATATACTCGTGatgttttaatttctttgtgTTTTGCTTTTTATGTTGATTAACTTTTTCACTTCTACTTGATGACTGGAGTTTgttaataaactttcttttgtGTGGATCTGTTATAAACGAAAACCTCAAGGCTTTGATCTATTATAAATGAAAACCGCAAGGCTTGACATTGTCTCTATTATGTTTATTTTAGGTTTATATTTGCTTAACTGGAGAGGTAGATTTGTACAACAGTTTCTCCATAAATTTGAACTATGCCAGGGTACTTTTATTGGTTATTTTGAACCAGGTTCTGCTGTTGAATACTTGGAGAATTCCCTTGGTAAATTTGTTTGTCTATCTGTTCATTTATACATATTCTTCATTTTGTTTGTCTGTCCTTTCTTTGGTTATATCTCTGGCATGGATGTTCATGAAGCTGAAATTTGTGACAGGTTTTCCCAGATGGGAAAACCATTGAAGTAGTGGCAGCCCATCATACTGATACCTGTCATTTTCGGGTTCATCAAAAGGGTGGTGAAACCAATACAAACAACATTGTTTCAATTTTTGCTTGGTCACAAGGTCTTGCACATAGgtaagaattaaaattaaaacttataTAATCGTTTCTTCTTCACACTATATTccatagaatttggtctttttctttttagttttagGTAATAATACAGATGGCAGGCCGAGCAGAATAATGAGTTGTTTATTCTAAGTGTTTCTTTTTCccaaatttttataaatatgtttGATAATTACCATATTAGATAAATATTTTATGTCTTCCATTACAACTAATGTGAAACACAGTGCATGTATATATTACTTTAGAAGCTTTACTAATAAACTTTATTGACAACTTTACTGATAACTTTTTTGAGCTTTAGTTTCATAGGTTTATGAATTCATCACTTATGAAAAAAGAAGATACTTTTGATAAAGcttatgaaattattttaatgCCTTTGTTTGATTtatgtttattaatttattcaTAAGGACTGTTTTTGTATAGAATGTATAAAGCTGTTTACAAATGTATTGAAAGCAGATCTAGCCGTCCATTTAAAAACGATTGTCATAGGACTCTGCTCACCTACTGATTCACACTGCTCTTTCCGCAGGTACAactgtttattattatatttgtctGCTATTGTTATACCTTAATACAACAATCTTTGATTTGATCATTGTGTAATGTTACATCCTTGTCAAAATGCAGAAAAATTGTACTTTCTTAGCCAAATAAACTTGCCATACTACAAACTTTCCACTGTATCAGCTATTTAGCAACCTTTTAAGTATATCTTCTATTTCTAGCCATAGTATCTCCCTGGTAATATCTCAATCACAGTTCAGCTCTATGCTTACACATAGTCCCATTAACATTGAATAGAAACTACAAGCAAAGTTAGTTCCCCTTAGCCCATTGTATAGTAAACATTTTATTACTCATTTAAATTTGGTGAacacattttaatatttttgtcttACCTgtatatttccttttttttatttttaaaatattacatttgACTGAACTAGTTTTCTGCTGAATCTGTTTTTGTTTAGTGCAGGGCAATTGTATTGGCATGTGTAGTATTTGATTGCAAGGAAAGCATTTTGGAAATGGATGGCTTATTCTTGAACATGACTTGAAGGTTGCTGCATACTTGAACTGGTTTAATTGTTTGATATTTTCTGTAAGTATTTTAGGAAGAATATGAtagtttaataaaatttataaaataatatgatcatattatataaaaataatatgatagtttaataaaattttataatatgatagtttaattataaaataaacaattattatataaatgcaattgtattaaataattatataaagaaaaaaatggaGAAATAATTTAAGATTTTAtctctaaaataaaaattattatataaatgcaATATATGTTGTAGAATCTGATCACCCATGTAGTTTGATTCCATTTTCTTGTAATCATTGATCTTTGGCCtgcaaaataataaacaataatataaacctgaggcgtgtaaaaaaactgtccttaaggatttatccgcctcataagcgcaaatcccccaggattcaacaggttcttctCAAATTCTTAATATGAATATGAGGTATCAGAACAACAAGAAGAAATCTTGACCGGGAGATGTAaccagaaaaagaagaagaaagggaaGACAAAATAATTTCACGTTCTATTTTTTCTGTCTCTTTTATAAAAGTAGAAGAAATGTTATATATGGGTGAGATAGAGAAAATGAGTATAGAAGTTGACTAAGTCAAGTCAAGATAATTAATTATCATTATTTGACCAATTCAAACGGTTATAAATCATAActacaataaataataataacaattaatattaaagaaatattttattatatttgtcAATCAAAGATgagataaaattatttaaaacttttgaaatatattcaaaatttacaacaatcccccacatatttcaaaagttgaaaagaagaaaaaaaagaattttcTGGCTTAACATCATGGATGTGATGCTTCAAACTGGTAtagcaagctatatgaaccaGTCCTAGAATGACATACTTAACACACAGTGAAATTggtgtagcaagctatatgaaccaAAGACACTTAGCGTATGTTAGAGGTCTACCACTCACATCTCACCCCCCACAGTTCTTGTTGTTAACGCTGTGGTGCGCTAATAGGCCGTGCGCGTGCCTGGTTATTTCATGAGTGCTCTAGAGATTTCGC
It encodes the following:
- the LOC131625630 gene encoding uncharacterized protein LOC131625630 — protein: MVAGRNYDAIVDVLRMSARSLSQIPQVNVGNRNGDDDEFHVLEKFQRNNPPIFEGEHEPDKEQAWLKAIEKIFRVMNCTDARKVQFGTHILEKEAEDWWGNTAQRFDEEELIKYCPYYNTMNAERSKCLKFVNSLRPDIKKAIRYQQITHFADFVKKSRIYDEDSSSYYKSLNDKKGIGQYRGKLYDDKKKKSSYGEKLSGGETNATVKCFKCGIEGHRANE